From Hermetia illucens chromosome 6, iHerIll2.2.curated.20191125, whole genome shotgun sequence, one genomic window encodes:
- the LOC119659207 gene encoding methyltransferase-like protein 23 — protein MRFEMTSGRFQMSDGSSEHLKKFVFSSKPRVNSNTPEEKVEIIIPELLQAGYSFYTWPCAPVLGWFLWERRHDLVDKRILEIGSGTALPGILAAKCGAQVTLSDSCILPKSLAHIERCCRANNLIPGQDIDVLGISWGLLLNSVFSLGPIDFIIGADCFYDPSVFEDILVTISFLLDQNPGAKFIFSYQERSTDWSIEALLKKWDLRCFSINSENIGKVSGVNIHDFMGGHTIHLLEITR, from the exons ATGCGGTTTGAAATGACATCTGGTCGTTTTCAAATGTCCGATGGATCGTCTGAACATCTGAAGAAGTTTGTGTTTTCGAGCAAGCCACGAGTGAATAGTAATACGCCGGAAGAAAAAGTTGAAATCATAATCCCCGAG CTTTTGCAGGCCGGTTATTCATTTTATACTTGGCCTTGTGCACCAGTTCTTGGGTGGTTCCTTTGGGAACGTCGTCACGATTTGGTAGATAAGCGTATTCTTGAGATAGGATCAGGCACGGCATTGCCAGGAATTCTTGCTGCAAAGTGTGGAGCACAAGTTACCCTAAGTGATAGTTGCATTCTTCCCAAATCGCTTGCACATATCGAACGTTGCTGCCGAGCTAATAATTTAATTCCTGGACAGGATATTGATGTCCTTGGCATTAGTTGGGGTTTACTTTTAAATAGTGTTTTCAGTTTAGGACCTATTGACTTCATTATTGGGGCTGATTGTTTCTACGATCCGTCAGTTTTCGAGGATATTCTTGTTACCATATCGTTTCTTTTAGATCAGAATCCTGGTGCTAAGTTTATATTTTCATATCAGGAGCGTAGTACAGATTGGTCAATTGAGGCGTTGTTGAAAAAGTGGGATTTACGGTGTTTTAGCATTAATTCCGAGAATATTGGTAAAGTTTCTGGAGTAAATATACACGATTTTATGGGAGGTCATACAATACACTTACTGGAAATAACGCGATAA
- the LOC119659208 gene encoding SRA stem-loop-interacting RNA-binding protein, mitochondrial, with translation MSNAVRSIQKLFVGNLPWTVGQKELKLYFSKFGHIQTASVIFDKATGMSRGYAFVTFSTRDGFNSASNKTNHVLDGRVLNVQVATS, from the coding sequence ATGTCGAACGCCGTTCGGAGTATTCAAAAACTTTTCGTCGGAAACCTACCATGGACGGTGGGTCAAAAGGAGttgaaactttacttttcgaagttCGGTCATATACAAACTGCATCGGTAATTTTCGATAAAGCTACTGGTATGTCTCGCGGATATGCTTTTGTAACATTCAGTACACGTGACGGATTTAACAGTGCATCAAATAAAACAAACCATGTGCTAGACGGTAGAGTTTTGAACGTCCAAGTAGCAACTTCATAG
- the LOC119660247 gene encoding tetratricopeptide repeat protein 39C-like isoform X2, translating to MKGSWLLRRAWKIYEQLYGQIYSLYKSISQRNQEATENTSEPITPSDVSLNTNISTIPHSQSHHSNFTSSKKCTIRTHRNTGNISRTSNRQHSVSTIFPAEKLRSPVSKPFSNELSLQGSCNSRKSSDQPSRDNLHLKLQSNQSNGFLHQVPLSCPEPIPSPMTMEPPFQTSDIDLRTTKRLMGAVSFGFGIFQLSVSLLPPNLLKLINFLGFEGNRAMGIACLNYARSTEDMRAPLATLALLWYYTIGAQLFHANETQLSNEIEAARQLLRDSRPEYATSAIFLFFNARLKRLQGKTDVAVDLYDAAYRMSVQRELKMLCLHEVGWCRLIHLDFGNAMLHFHELKLASSFSKSFYTYMTTICQGAFGRFENLTKLKSEIMIMISRNNKETQINKFILRRIDKLPSSDSDRNMFDVQYWKFFVYEMLFLWNTLHNCPKEVITAIISDCTTAPGATNEPSIGLANLILGACKMHLHQLDGAMQDFRECIRKRVNVTEDIYISAYANYELAVILLKQRNERAKQEAKNLLLNVQTLYKNYDFESRLSARVYAMLKHL from the exons aaatatttcgACGATTCCTCATAGCCAATCACATCACTCCAATTTTACCTCATCAAAGAAATGTACAATTCGGACACATCGTAATACAGGCAATATTTCACGAACCTCCAATCGACAGCATTCGGTTTCAACAATATTCCCTGCAGAAAAGCTTAGATCTCCCGTTTCCAAGCCCTTTAGTAATGAGCTCTCTTTACAAGGAAGCTGTAATAGTAGAAAATCATCTGATCAGCCGTCCAGAGATAATCTCCATTTGAAATTACAATCGAATCAGAGCAATGGGTTTCTTCACCAAGTGCCATTATCTTGCCCAGAACCGATTCCAAGTCCAATGACAATGGAGCCACCTTTTCAAACAAG tgatatagactTAAGAACTACAAAACGTTTGATGGGAGCCGTGAGTTTTGGCTTTGGAATTTTTCAACTAAGTGTATCCTTATTACCACCTAATCTACTGAAGTTGATTAACTTCCTAGGATTTGAAGGCAATCGAGCGATGGGCATAGCTTGTTTGAACTATGCAAGAAGTACGGAAGATATGCGGGCGCCACTTGCAAC ACTCGCACTCTTATGGTACTACACGATCGGTGCCCAGCTATTCCATGCCAATGAAACCCAGTTATCGAACGAAATAGAAGCCGCGCGCCAATTGCTGAGGGATTCACGTCCTGAATATGCAACGTCTGCCATATTCTTGTTTTTCAATGCAAGGTTGAAGAGATTGCAG GGTAAGACAGATGTAGCGGTTGATCTGTATGATGCTGCCTACCGAATGTCCGTTCAGAGAGAACTGAAAATGCTGTGCTTGCACGAAGTCGGTTGGTGCCGGCTGATCCACCTTGATTTCGGAAATGCAATGCTTCATTTTCATGAATTAAAATTGGCAAGCAGTTTCTCCAAAAGTTTTTACACTTATATGACGACAATATGTCAAGGTGCCTTTGGTCGATTCGAAAATTTAACAAAGCTAAAATCTGAAATTATGATCATGATAAGCAGAAATAACAAG GAAACCCAAATTAACAAATTCATCTTGAGGCGAATCGATAAGTTACCATCCTCGGATAGTGACCGAAACATGTTCGACGTGCAGTATTGGAAGTTCTTTGTTTATGAAATGCTTTTTCTGTGGAATACCTTGCATAATTGTCCGAAGGAAGTTATTACTGCAATCATTTCGG ATTGCACCACGGCTCCCGGCGCTACCAATGAACCATCCATAGGTCTAGCAAATCTAATACTAGGCGCTTGCAAGATGCATTTACATCAATTAGACGGTGCTATGCAAGACTTCAGGGAGTGTATTCGAAAGCGAGTGAATGTTACAgaagatatatatatttcagcCTACGCAAATTACGAGTTAGCCGTGATCCTGTTAAAACAGCGCAATGAAAGAGCCAAGCAAGAAGCAAAAAATTTACTGTTAAATGTTCAAACTTTATATAAAAATTATGACTTTGAAAGCAGATTAAGTGCTCGAGTGTATGCAATGCTCAAACATCTGTAG